The DNA segment CTGGGCGAAGCCGGACTGCATCACGGACATAGACGTGGTGAACTTGATCTTGGGGCTTGTCGGTATTCCAGTGCAGAAGAATCCGGACACAGCGAGGCAGCGAGCCAGGGACGCTGATCTCATGGGTGCAAATCAAAGGGACGTCCATCCAGCCAATTTGCCGCGCGGCCAGGGCAGGGAACTCCGCATTCAGATCACTGGTAATCGTGAAGATGGCGCTGGCCACATCTTTCGGATCGATCTCGTTCTGGCGGATCATTAAGGCCAATAACTGCCGCGTCGCCTCGAGAATCTCGTCTCGATCGTTATGGGTAACCGTCGTAGCCCCGCGAACACCTCGGCAAATCATGGCTGTCGCCTTCTTCCGTAACCTGAAAACTGAGCAGCTCCCGCTTGAGAGCCGCGATGGACGTCACTACTTGAGTATGCCTCAATTTATTCGCCGCCAGTTTAGCAAAGTCAGCCTCTAAATTCTGGTGCCCCTGAAAACATACGCGGAAATGGCTGGCACACTATCGTTTCACCCTCAGTGCCGAACGATTACGTGAAGTAATAGAGCATCCAAAATGCCCACCCGCCAACTGTATTACTAGGGGGCTCCACAAACGGCCCTACCCTTGTGAATGGTTACGCCGCTGTGCCATGCCTCAACGGAACTTGGTTACGCAGGGCTACCGGTGCCTGAATCAAACACACTTCGGATGGCTAATTTGCCTCAGCGAGGGCCTCTCTCAGACCCTCAAAACACCCTCCCAAGACCCCGCAGAGAGCAATTTCGCAAAGATTCCACAACTCCGAACCCTTTACATTTACAGCACTTACAGCAGATGCTCACGAATTCTGAACAAAAACCCCATTGGCCCCTTTGACGTGAGCCCAAGTTGCTATAGGATATACCGTCTCACCTGAAGGGAATGACGCCGACAGGGAGAAGCGAAAGCTTTTGATCTTTGACAATTTGGTAGTGACCTCTGTTTGAGAACGAAGGTGGTTGTGCTTTTGGAGGCCAGCTTGCTGGCTGAAGAAAGCGATCATTATTTGAACTCAAACTAGTTCAATTTCTTTTTAAACTAGTAGCTAGTTCAAACACTGTCGATTTTTAACTTGCTAAATCGCTTTGAGGCTTCGGCCTTAGAGTTAAGCAAATATTTAATTGAAGGGTTTGATCCTGGCTCAGAATGAACGTTGGCGGCATGGATTAGGCATGCAAGT comes from the Bremerella sp. JC817 genome and includes:
- the aroH gene encoding chorismate mutase → MICRGVRGATTVTHNDRDEILEATRQLLALMIRQNEIDPKDVASAIFTITSDLNAEFPALAARQIGWMDVPLICTHEISVPGSLPRCVRILLHWNTDKPQDQVHHVYVRDAVRLRPDLCQVPEIDWQELEQWIEQQMVHMK